In Campylobacter sp., the DNA window GCCGCATCCATTTGCAACTTTGCGGCTTGCGCCTCATTTGCGGCAGAATTTATTTGCGACGCACAGCTCTGCTCGCTCGCTTGCGCGCCGGTTAAATTCCTATGATCTTGCTCGCCTACTTGCGTAGATTCGGGATTTTCTTGCACGCTACTAGAGGTGGGGCTTTCAGTAAAATTTTGTGCCGCGGAATTTACAGGGCTTTGCGAGGTCGAATTTCTCGGGCGTGTAGTATCGGCGCCGGATTCGGAATCCGCGCCTTGCGTATAATTCGTGCTTTGCGTAGCGGTTGCGCCGCGTGTGGAATTTCGATCGCGTTCGCTCTGGGTGGGATCATCGCCGTTTTGCGGCGCGCTTTGCTCGATTTTGATTTTTGCGTTCTCGCCGAAAAGCGATTTTAGTACGCTATTTACCGCTCGCGAGCCCTTGCGTAGGTACTCTCTGTCCTGTCCCTGCGCGCGCGAGAGCAGATGCAGCGTGCCGCGCTCGAACTTTAAAAATTCTATGCATTTGCTAAATTTCTCGCCCAGATCGTAATCGCGGTCGTAAATTTTGGCTAAAAAATTCTCGTAAATTTCATTTTGAGCGCCCGTTTTGATGGCGGAACTTACGCCGTTCCGCGCCGTCTTGGTGCCTGCGGCGACGGCTGCATCTTGCTGTGCGGCGCCGCTTTTGGCGTCGTTTCGCGCCGCAAGGCTTCGCTCACTTTCTGCGGTATCAGGTGTATCGCTGCGCTTGCTTGCATCGCTAGATGTGCCGTTTAATTTATCGGCAGCCACACTGCCCGCCGCCGTATTTGAATCGCCGCCATGCGCTTTCGCCGCGCCGCTCGGCGTGAGAACGCGGTCCGTGCCTTGCTCGGCGCCTTGATTAAAATTTGGCGTGGAGTTTGCGCTCGCCCTAGAGTCTATGCCCGCTCGAGAGCCCACCGCAAAGCTTGGGCTTGATCTAAAATTTCCGTCGCCGGAGAAATTTGGTTCAGCCGAAAAGCGATCGTTCGCAAAAGAGCCCATCGCGCCAGTGCCTTGATCCAGCGATCTTCCGATCTCGATCAGCTCGTCGATCTCGCGCAGATTGACCGCCTCCATCATCATAAAAATCATCATAGAAATTGCGTAGGTGTTGTCCGGGCTGATGGCGAGCATGCTCTTAGCGCCCGCTAAAATGCGGAAAAACCGCTCGTACATCAGCAGGCTAAATTTCGCGTCTCGGCGCAGGAATTTATCCTTTAAATTTGCGATCATCTCGTCGATTATTGTCTCGGCGTTGTAGTTTTCGACCTCTTTAATGATCTCGATCGCGCCCGCGCGGTCCTGGCGTAGCACGACGTCTAAAATTTCGCCGATTTTAGCGGGATCGAGCAAGCCCAGCATATCGGCGATCGCGCGCTGTGTGATGCCTTCGCGGCTAAAGATAATCGCCTGATCGAGAAGCGTGAGTGTATCTCGTAGCGAGCCCGAGCCGCTGCGCGCCAAAATTTCAAGCGCGCCCTCTTCGTAAGCGATGTTTTCGGTTTTTAAAATTTGCGCCAGGTGCGCTACGACGGCGCTTTTGGCGATTGGTTTAAAGCGAAAGTGCTGCGTGCGCGATAGCACCGTGACGGGAAGCTTGAGCGGATCGGTAGTCGCAAGGATAAATTTTACGTAATTAGGCGGCTCCTCAAGTGTCTTTAAAAGCGCGTTGGAGGCCTCTTTGGTGAGCATATGCACCTCGTCGATGATGAAAATTTTAAAGCGCGCGCTTGCGGGATGATACTTCGTCTGCTCGATAAGCTCGCGGATATCGTCGATCTTGCGGTGGCTGGCGGCGTCCATCTCGATAATGTCGATGTGGCGCCCCTCGTTTGCCATTACGCAGTTATCGCAGACCTCGCACGGCTTGCCGGTAGGGCCTTTATCGCATAAAAGCGCTTTGGCAAAAATCCTAGCCGTCGAGGTTTTGCCGCTGCCGCGAAGTCCGCTGAAAAGATATGCGTGGCTCAGCCTGCCCGAATCCAGCGCGTGCGCAAGGCTTTTGGCGACGGCGTCTTGACCGATGAGCTGCTCGAAGCTTTTGGGTCTGTATTTTAAAGCGAGTGTTTGCAAAATTTCTCCTTTGATCTTACAATGATACAAAAAAATCTATAAATTTTAAATTTAGTGCTAAAATGCACCCGAATTTCAGAAAAAAGGATCGAAATGAAAAAATTTTTACTCGGCGTCTTTGCGCTATTTTTTGTCGCTTGCTCGCAAACCAGCAGCGTCATTAGCCTAAATCCGTATCTTTCTAAGGCCGATCAGACCGTAAGCGGCAAGTCGGTAAATATCAACGCGATCAACGATCAGCGCGAAAATCAGATGGTAATCGCCGTTATAAACGACAACGACGGCAAATTGGTCGATGAAGTGCTTTTAAAAAACAATCTCTCGGCGTGGTTCGACAAGGCTTTGCGCGCGGAGCTTGAGGCTCGCGGCGTAAGGATCGATCCGGCAAGCCCGAATATCGTAACCGTAAATATTAGAAGCATCTCGGCAGCGATCAACGGCTACTCGAAGGAAAATATGAGCGCAAGAGGCGAGATCGCGATTTCTATCGTGCAGGGCAACAAAACTACGACCAAGCGCGTTTCACAGGATCAGAGCCAATTTACCGCGCTTCGCACGGCTAGATCGCTTAATCCTTTCGTGCAAAGCTTGCTTGGCGACATCGTCAAAAAATCCGCCGATCAAATCATCTTGACGCTTTAGATGCGCTGCGTAAATTGCGGCGCGTTTAGCCTGCGCATGATCTGCGCCGCCTGCGCCGCAAATTTAGCCGAATGCCGCCTAAGTATGCGGCAGGTGGAGGGCTTTAGCGTGTTTTACTACTACGGCTACTCCGAAATTCGCGAGCTTATACTTTCTAAACATCATGAATACGGCGCTGCGGTGCTTGCGCGCATAGCTTCTTTAAGCCTAGCGAAATTCCCGCTTCATCTGCAGCGCGAAATTTCTGTAAATCCGCAAAACTACGAAACGTTTAAAACGGACGGAATTTTTAAATTTAACGCCGTGCCGCTTGATGATGACATACGCAGTGGCTATTCGCACACGGCGATCTTAGCCCGCGCGCTAAAAAGCAAGCTAATTGAGCCAAAATTTCACTGCCTGCGTGCGCAAAACCGCGTCAAATACACCGGACAGAGTTTGGAATTTCGCCTAAAACACAAGCGAAATTTTAAAATTTTAACCCCGCCGCAATTTCCCGTAATCCTAGTAGACGACATCATCACCTCGGGCCTTAGCATGCTGCAAGCGCGCGAGAGCTTGATCGATGGCGGCTTTATGCCCGTGTGCGGCTTGGTTTTAGCTAATGCAAAAGAATAATTCGCTATAATCGCGCTTTAAAATTTAAAAGGATATTTATGCAATCAAATATGTTTGAAAATCAGGAGATTATCGATATAGACGTCGAGGAATCGATCAAGACGAGTTATCTTGATTACTCGATGAGCGTTATCATCGGTCGTGCGCTGCCGGATGCCAGAGACGGCCTAAAGCCGGTGCATAGGCGAATTTTATATGCGATGAACGATCTTGGCGTGGGCTCTCGCCAGCCTTACAAAAAATCCGCTCGTATCGTAGGCGACGTCATCGGTAAATACCATCCGCACGGCGATACCGCCGTTTATGATGCGCTCGTGCGAATGGCGCAGAGCTTTTCGATGAGAATTCCTTCCGTGGACGGGCAGGGCAACTTCGGATCGATCGACGGCGACGGAGCGGCGGCGATGAGGTACACCGAAGCGCGTATGACGCCGCTAGCCGAGGAGCTGCTAAAAGACCTAGATAAAGAGACAGTCGATTTCGTGCCGAACTACGACGAGAGCCTAAGCGAGCCCGATGTTTTGCCGACGCGCGTGCCGAATTTGCTGCTTAACGGCTCGAGCGGAATCGCCGTGGGAATGGCGACGAATATCCCGCCGCATAGCCTAGATGAGCTCGTGGGCGGTCTTTTGATACTGCTTGAGAATAAAAACGCAAGCTTAGAGGAGATCATGGGCGAGATCAAGGGTCCCGATTTTCCGACCGGCGGCATTATCTATGGCAAAAAGGGGATCATCGAGGCGTATAAAACGGGCAGAGGGCGCGTTAAAATTCGCGCTAAAACCCATATCGAAAAAAAATCAAATAAAGACGTCATCGTAATCGACGAGCTGCCGTATCAGACCAATAAGGCGCGCTTGATCGAGCAGATCGCAGATCTCGTAAAAGAAAAGCAGATCGAAGGCATCTCCGAGGTGCGTGACGAGAGCGATCGCGACGGAATTCGCGTAGTAATCGAGCTTAAACGCGACGCGATGAGCGAGATCGTGCTGAATAATCTATTTAAGCAAACTACGATGGAGGCGACCTTCGGCGTGATAATGCTCGCAATCGACGGCAAGGAGCCGAAGATTTTCACGCTGATAGAGCTTTTGAAGCTGTTTTTGAACCACAGAAAAACCGTCATCATCCGCCGCACAATTTTTGAGCTTCAAAAAGCCCGTGCTAGAGCGCACATCTTAGAGGGCTTAAAGATCGCGCTAGATAATATCGACGAAGTGATCGACGTAATTAGAAACTCTGCCGATACCAACGTCGCGCGCGAAAATTTAATGAGCAGATTCGGCCTTAGCGAAGCACAATCGGGCGCGATTTTGGATATGAGGCTAAGCCGTTTAACGGGGCTTGAGCGCGAAAAGATCGAGGAGGAGCTAAAAGAAATTTTAGCCGAGATAAAGCGGCTTGACGCTATCCTAAAAAGCGAGGAGCTAATCGAGGGCATCATCAAAGATGAGCTTTTGGAGATCAAGGATAAATTTAAATGTCCGCGCATCACCGAAATCGTCGATGACTACGAGGATATCGACATCGAAGATCTTATCGCGAATGAAAATATGGTCGTTACGATCACTCACCGCGGCTACATCAAGCGCGTGCCTAGCAAGACTTACGAGAAGCAAAAGCGCGGTGGCAAGGGGCGCGTGGCGGTCACGACATACGACGATGACTTCATCGAGAGCTTTTTTACGTCCAATACCCACGACACGCTTATGTTTATCACCGACCGCGGGCAGCTCTACTGGCTTAAGGTCTATAAAATTCCGGAGGGCTCGCGCACCGCAAAGGGCAAGGCGGTCGTAAATTTAATCCAGCTCGGCGCGGACGAAAAGATCATGGCGATCATCCCTACGACCGATTTTGATCCGAGCAAGTCGCTCGTATTTTTCACTCGCAACGGCATCGTAAAACGTACGAATTTAAGCGAGTTTAAAAACATCCGATCGCTTGGCATCCGCGCTATCAGCCTAGATGAGGACGATACGCTAGTAACCGCTCTCATCGCTCCAAACAGCGCCGAGGAGATGCAAGACTACAAAGGAGGCGCTCTAAGCGGCGACGATCTGGACGGCGGCGAGGCCGAGGAAGTTTTAGAGCAGACCGAGCAGGATATTTTGGAGGGAAGCGAGGATGAAATTTCAGATGAAATTTCGCAAGACGAGGGCGCTCAAGACGGCGAGCCGCAAAGCGCTAACGAAAATATGCTCTTCATCGCTACGAAAAAGGGAATGTGCCTTAAATTTAATCTAAATAAAATTCGCCAGATGGGGCGCATAGCTCGCGGCGTAAAGGGGATTAAATTTAAAGAAAAAGGCGACGAGGTCATCGGCGCCGCGTTCATTTTAAACGACATGCAAGAAATTTTAAGCGTGAGCCAAAAGGGTATCGGCAAGCGCACGACCGCGAGCGAGTATCGTCTCACAAATCGCGGCGGCAAGGGCGTCATCTGCATGAAGCTCACCAACCGCACGGGCGAGCTCATCGGCGTTGTGATGGTCGATGAGGAGATGGATCTTATGGCGCTTACTACGAGTGGCAAGATGATCCGCGTTGATATGCAAAGCATCCGCAAAGCGGGCCGCAACACCAGCGGCGTCATCGTCGTAAATGTCGAGGGCGACGACGTCGTGAGCATTGCGACCTGCCCGAAAGCCGAGGAGGGCGACGAGGGCGAAGCGGACGAGCTTGCGCAGGATGAAAATTTATTAAATTCAAATTTAGATAGCAAAGATTCGCAGAGCGACGGCTCTAGCGATGAAATTTTAAAAGGAGGAGAGGATGAGTAGTTACAATATCGCCATCGTAGGCGCTACCGGCGCCGTAGGCGAGGAGATTTTGCGCGTCTTAGACGAGATGAACTTCCCCGTGAAGGACATACTGCCGCTTGCGAGCGCAAAGAGCGCGGGCGAGAAGGTGGAATTCCGCGGCAAAGAATACGTCGTGAGGGAGCTAACGGACAGTACCTTCGATGAAAACGAGATCGACATCGCGTTTTTTAGCGCGGGCGGCTCCATTTCGGCGCATTACGTGCCTTTTGCTGCGGCAAGCGGCGCGGTGGTGATCGACAACACTAGTCACTTTCGCATGCAAGAAAATGTCCCGCTCGTAGTGCCCGAGTGTAATCCTCAGGATATAAAGCTGTGGAAAGAGACGGGCATCATCGCTAATCCGAACTGCTCTACCATCCAGATGGTTCAAATTTTAAAGCCGCTTGACGATGCATTTGAAATAGAGCGCGTGGACGTAAGTACCTATCAAGCCGCCAGCGGCGCAGGCAAAGAGGGCATGGAGGAGCTTGTGTTTCAGCTGCAGAAATTTTTTGAATTTAAGCTTGACGAGTGCAAACCTAAAGTTTTCGCGCATCAGATCGCGATGAATGTCATCCCACACATCGACGTCTTTTTGGACAACGACTACACCAAAGAAGAGATGAAGATGGTGAACGAAACGCAGAAAATTTTGCATAAAAACTTCGCCGTTTCGGCTACCTGCGTGCGCGTGCCGGTGCTACGCAGCCACAGCGAGGCGATCACGATAAAATTTAAAAAGGATTTTGAGATTGGTCGCGTGCGCGAAATTTTAAGAAACGCGCCTAGTATCGTGCTTGTAGACGATCCGAGCAAAAACGAATACCCGATGCCGCTGCTTTCGAGCGACACGAACGAAACCTACGTCGGCAGGCTCCGCAGGGACAATTTCGACGATAAAATTCTGCATCTTTGGTGCAGCGCCGATCAGATCCGCGTAGGAGCGGCGACAAACGCCGTGCGCATCGCGCTTCGCTGGATCGATATGCAGCAAGACAAGTAGGATAAATTTAGCATAGTTGCCGAGCCTTTGCGCGCGGATGCTGTCGCGTGCGCGGTTTCGGCGCCGAGGCCGCGCGAATAAATTTGCAAATCAACTTAGTTAAAATTTAACGCCGCGAGCTGAAATTTTGCGCCTTTAACCTGGCGCAAAATTTTAAAGACTCAAACGGGCGCGCTTAAAAGAGATAAATTTACGCGATTGCAAACGAGCGTAAATTTAAACGAACACTTCGGCATAGAGTGGCTTTTAAATTTATATATCCGCTTGCGGAGCGGCTAATCCCGAATTAAAATTTAAGGAAGAAATGAAAGCTATATTTGAAAAATTTTTGCTTTGTAGTAAATCTCTAACGCTTCTGCCTGTTATTTTTTGTGTTGCGGCTAGTGCGACGATATTTGTGATGGCAAGTTATGAAATAGGCTCGGCGCTTTATAAAATCGTGGAATTTTTTCTAACGGCGCAGAGCAAGCGAGCGCTTTACGTCGATATTTTAAGCGAGATAATAACGGCGATCGATCTGTATCTGGTCGCCATCGTGCTGCTAATCTTCATATTTGGAATTTATGAGCTGTTTATCGACGAGTTTGTGGATCTAAATTTACAAGTTTTAAAGATCGCCTCGCTGGATGAGCTAAAATATAAACTCGGCAGCGTCATCATAATGGTGCTGGTAGTGGATTTTTTCAAGCGAATTTTGCACACCGACTTTACTACCCCTTTGGATATGCTTTTGCTCGCAGGGGCTATCTTTGCGGTTTGTTTGGCTTTGTATATTTTGAGTAAATTTAAAGGATAAAAATGGTTTTCATCGACGCATGCTTCGGCAAAGAGACCCCATACACGCCCATTTGGATGATGCGCCAGGCGGGGCGCTACCTGCCGCAATACATGGCGGTGCGCGAGAGGGCGGGCGATTTTTTGAGCCTGTGCCGCGACTACCGCGCTGCTAGCGAGGTAACGATCCAGCCCGTGGAGATTTTGGGCGTCGATGCGGCGATACTTTTTAGCGATATTTTGGTCGTGCCGATGCAGATGGGTATGGATCTGCGCTTCGAAGCGGGCGAGGGGCCGCGCTTTAGAGGTCCGATCCGCTCCCAGGGCGATCTGGCGCGCCTTGATCCGCAAAAGGCCGCGGCGGAGCTTGGATACGTTTATGATACGATCTCGCTTACTCGCTCACGCCTTGCCGCGGATAAAGCTCTCATCGGCTTTTGCGGCGCGCCGTGGACGATCGCTACCTATATGATCGAGGGCGGCAGCAGTAAAAATTACGCCGTTTGCAAAAGGATGCTCTACGAAAATCCGCAGCTTCTGCATGAAATTTTGCGCCTCGTTACGGAAGCGACGAAGCTTTATCTGGCGCGCCAGATCGGCTCGGGCGTCGATGCGGTGCAGATCTTCGACAGCTGGGCGGGCGCGCTGGAGCCGAGCGCATACGAGGAGTTCGGCTGGCGATACATCTTAGAGATCACGGAATTTTTAAAGGCGAAATTCCCGCATATCCCACTCATCGTCTTTGCCAAGGGCACGGGCGCGCAGATCTCGCAGCTGAGCCGTATCGCGGCGTATCGCGGCGCAGCGAGCTTTGACGTATGGGGTGTGGATTGGAGCACTCCGATCGGGCTTGCGCGCGAGCAGCTCGGGGGTAAATTTGCGCTTCAGGGCAACCTGGAGCCGATGCGGCTATACGATCGCGGCGCGATAGAATCGGGCGTGCGCGAGATTTTAGCGGCGATGAAGGGTACGGCGCATATATTTAATCTAGGCCATGGAATTTTGCCCGACGTAAGCGTGCAAAACGCCAAATATCTGGTGGA includes these proteins:
- the gyrA gene encoding DNA gyrase subunit A; protein product: MFENQEIIDIDVEESIKTSYLDYSMSVIIGRALPDARDGLKPVHRRILYAMNDLGVGSRQPYKKSARIVGDVIGKYHPHGDTAVYDALVRMAQSFSMRIPSVDGQGNFGSIDGDGAAAMRYTEARMTPLAEELLKDLDKETVDFVPNYDESLSEPDVLPTRVPNLLLNGSSGIAVGMATNIPPHSLDELVGGLLILLENKNASLEEIMGEIKGPDFPTGGIIYGKKGIIEAYKTGRGRVKIRAKTHIEKKSNKDVIVIDELPYQTNKARLIEQIADLVKEKQIEGISEVRDESDRDGIRVVIELKRDAMSEIVLNNLFKQTTMEATFGVIMLAIDGKEPKIFTLIELLKLFLNHRKTVIIRRTIFELQKARARAHILEGLKIALDNIDEVIDVIRNSADTNVARENLMSRFGLSEAQSGAILDMRLSRLTGLEREKIEEELKEILAEIKRLDAILKSEELIEGIIKDELLEIKDKFKCPRITEIVDDYEDIDIEDLIANENMVVTITHRGYIKRVPSKTYEKQKRGGKGRVAVTTYDDDFIESFFTSNTHDTLMFITDRGQLYWLKVYKIPEGSRTAKGKAVVNLIQLGADEKIMAIIPTTDFDPSKSLVFFTRNGIVKRTNLSEFKNIRSLGIRAISLDEDDTLVTALIAPNSAEEMQDYKGGALSGDDLDGGEAEEVLEQTEQDILEGSEDEISDEISQDEGAQDGEPQSANENMLFIATKKGMCLKFNLNKIRQMGRIARGVKGIKFKEKGDEVIGAAFILNDMQEILSVSQKGIGKRTTASEYRLTNRGGKGVICMKLTNRTGELIGVVMVDEEMDLMALTTSGKMIRVDMQSIRKAGRNTSGVIVVNVEGDDVVSIATCPKAEEGDEGEADELAQDENLLNSNLDSKDSQSDGSSDEILKGGEDE
- a CDS encoding ComF family protein, whose protein sequence is MRCVNCGAFSLRMICAACAANLAECRLSMRQVEGFSVFYYYGYSEIRELILSKHHEYGAAVLARIASLSLAKFPLHLQREISVNPQNYETFKTDGIFKFNAVPLDDDIRSGYSHTAILARALKSKLIEPKFHCLRAQNRVKYTGQSLEFRLKHKRNFKILTPPQFPVILVDDIITSGLSMLQARESLIDGGFMPVCGLVLANAKE
- the hemE gene encoding uroporphyrinogen decarboxylase, whose amino-acid sequence is MVFIDACFGKETPYTPIWMMRQAGRYLPQYMAVRERAGDFLSLCRDYRAASEVTIQPVEILGVDAAILFSDILVVPMQMGMDLRFEAGEGPRFRGPIRSQGDLARLDPQKAAAELGYVYDTISLTRSRLAADKALIGFCGAPWTIATYMIEGGSSKNYAVCKRMLYENPQLLHEILRLVTEATKLYLARQIGSGVDAVQIFDSWAGALEPSAYEEFGWRYILEITEFLKAKFPHIPLIVFAKGTGAQISQLSRIAAYRGAASFDVWGVDWSTPIGLAREQLGGKFALQGNLEPMRLYDRGAIESGVREILAAMKGTAHIFNLGHGILPDVSVQNAKYLVDLVHELSAR
- a CDS encoding YajG family lipoprotein → MKKFLLGVFALFFVACSQTSSVISLNPYLSKADQTVSGKSVNINAINDQRENQMVIAVINDNDGKLVDEVLLKNNLSAWFDKALRAELEARGVRIDPASPNIVTVNIRSISAAINGYSKENMSARGEIAISIVQGNKTTTKRVSQDQSQFTALRTARSLNPFVQSLLGDIVKKSADQIILTL
- a CDS encoding YqhA family protein yields the protein MKAIFEKFLLCSKSLTLLPVIFCVAASATIFVMASYEIGSALYKIVEFFLTAQSKRALYVDILSEIITAIDLYLVAIVLLIFIFGIYELFIDEFVDLNLQVLKIASLDELKYKLGSVIIMVLVVDFFKRILHTDFTTPLDMLLLAGAIFAVCLALYILSKFKG
- a CDS encoding aspartate-semialdehyde dehydrogenase; this encodes MSSYNIAIVGATGAVGEEILRVLDEMNFPVKDILPLASAKSAGEKVEFRGKEYVVRELTDSTFDENEIDIAFFSAGGSISAHYVPFAAASGAVVIDNTSHFRMQENVPLVVPECNPQDIKLWKETGIIANPNCSTIQMVQILKPLDDAFEIERVDVSTYQAASGAGKEGMEELVFQLQKFFEFKLDECKPKVFAHQIAMNVIPHIDVFLDNDYTKEEMKMVNETQKILHKNFAVSATCVRVPVLRSHSEAITIKFKKDFEIGRVREILRNAPSIVLVDDPSKNEYPMPLLSSDTNETYVGRLRRDNFDDKILHLWCSADQIRVGAATNAVRIALRWIDMQQDK